A genomic stretch from Apteryx mantelli isolate bAptMan1 chromosome 28, bAptMan1.hap1, whole genome shotgun sequence includes:
- the ITGA3 gene encoding integrin alpha-3: protein MARRRRLLLVLGALVLGALLRAAAAFNLDTAFPVLKEGATRRGFFGFSVALHRQTERRERYLLLVGAPQDVDPENGTRTGAVYSCPLTASKSDCQRLDIELKSEPDKYIIEDMWLGVTVVSQRQPAGRVLACAHRYTKVLWSGSEDQRRMVGKCYVRGNDLRLNISDEWQTYHNEMCNSNTDAEETGMCQMGTSAGFTTNTIYFGAPGAYNWQGTDYMLQREMWDLHDFSYPNEKNGNIYIGYTVEMGSAVLQQNAVTVVSGAPRYQHKGAVYLLSRSPQHTLEKSLLLPGHQVGSYFGSAVALADLNNDEWQDLVVGAPYYFKRKQEVGGAVYVYMNEVGGFRPEPSLVLTGPSYSAFGFAVASIGDINQDGFQDIAVGAPFEGPGKVYIYHSSAEGLLDKPRQVISGSDLGPASMRTFGYSLSGGLDVDSNSYPDLLVGSLADRIALLRARPVINILNKTLAVNPSKVDPAWCTPDSCIKVTVCFSYNQSAGDPKYKERINLEYTLEADKDRHPPRVKFLETHSATYRGIFRMPDTRCETKELLLVENIRDKLHPIMLSMNYSLLERPRTFQLGLHSLNAFPVLNEDQSHENETKIEFQKECGMDNKCYSNLQLQSSFVTDQNQPLPRLNGTQVLQYSRDMRKLYLSVNITNTPTTAFNGEDAHEALLNITVPATLLPSSVRPSGACTFAETVLCELGNPFKRNQRAELIITFEAIGITLDTREVLVWLDLSTQSTQEDLQPVLAKLLVDYSIQSSLTIASSHVQSHFSGTVVGESAMQREQDVGSALTFDFQVTTKGESLGTLGTILLGFEWPYEIPNGKWLLYPTEILVNNNETCQPPGGVINPLNLTLLEDKVPSRQRRELEGLQLAEPPITLATAKKAKSEVVLSCSKGTAHCIWFECPVHDTQHPTTFSIRARVWNSTFIEEYSDFDRVKVDGTATLFLRTHVPTINMKNHTVRFSVDVDSELTEEQPAEIALWLVLVSVAAGLLLLGLIIVLLWKCGFFRRANTRAMYEAKGQKAEMKIQPSETERLTDDY from the exons gCTGCTGGTCGGGGCGCCCCAAGATGTGGACCCGGAGAACGGCACGCGGACGGGCGCCGTCTACTCCTGCCCCCTCACCGCCTCCAAAAGCGACTGCCAGAGGCTCGATATTGAGTTGAAGA GTGAGCCGGACAAGTACATCATCGAGGACATGTGGCTGGGAGTGACGGTGGTCAGCCAGCGGCAGCCAGCTGGGAGGGTGCTG GCCTGCGCTCACCGCTACACGAAGGTGCTGTGGTCGGGCAGCGAGGACCAGCGGCGCATGGTGGGCAAGTGCTACGTGCGGGGCAACGACCTGCGCCTCAACATCAGCGACGAGTGGCAGACCTACCACAACGAGATGTGCAACTCCAACACGGACGCCGAGGAGACGGGCATGTGCCAGATGGGCACCAGCGCTGGCTTCACCACCAACACCATCTACTTCGGGGCGCCCGGCGCCTACAACTGGCAAG GTACCGACTACATGCTGCAGCGGGAGATGTGGGACCTGCACGACTTCTCCTACCCCAACGAAAAGAATGGCAACATCTACATAG GGTACACGGTGGAGATGGGCagcgctgtgctgcagcagaacGCGGTGACAGTGGTGTCGGGCGCTCCGCGGTACCAGCACAAGGGCGCCGTGTACCTGCTGAGCCGCAGCCCCCAGCAcaccctggagaagagcctgctgctccCCGGCCACCAGGTCGGCTCCTACTTCGGCAGCGCCGTGGCCCTGGCGGACCTCAACAACGACGA GTGGCAGGACCTGGTGGTGGGAGCCCCCTACTACTTCAAGCGGAAGCAGGAGGTGGGGGGCGCCGTGTACGTGTACATGAACGAGGTGGGGGGCTTCCGGCCCGAGCCCAGCCTGGTGCTCACCGGCCCCAGCTACTCCGCCTTTGGCTTCGCTGTGGCCAGCATCGGGGACATCAACCAGGACGGCTTCcagg ATATCGCTGTGGGGGCTCCTTTTGAGGGGCCCGGCAAGGTCTACATCTACCACAGCAGTGCAGAAGGACTGCTGGACAAACCCCGGCAG GTGATCAGCGGCTCAGATCTGGGCCCCGCCAGCATGCGAACCTTCGGGTACTCGCTTAGTGGGGGGCTGGATGTGGACAGCAACTCCTACCCCGACCTCCTGGTGGGCAGCTTGGCGGACAGGATTGCCCTGCTCAG AGCTCGTCCTGTGATCAACATCCTGAACAAGACCTTGGCGGTGAACCCCAGCAAGGTGGACCCTGCCTGGTGCACCCCTGACTCCTG TATCAAGGTGACCGTCTGCTTCTCCTATAACCAGAGCGCTGGCGACCCCAAGTACAAGGAGAGGATCA ACCTGGAGTACACGTTAGAGGCTGACAAGGACCGGCACCCCCCCAGGGTGAAGTTTTTGGAGACGCACTCTGCCACCTACCGCGGCATCTTCCGTATGCCTGACACCCGCTGCGAAACCAAGGAGCTCCTGCTGGTG GAGAACATCCGGGACAAGCTACACCCCATCATGCTCTCCATGAACTACTCGCTGCTGGAGAGGCCCAGGACCTTCCAGCTGGGCCTCCACTCCCTCAACGCCTTCCCCGTCCTCAACGAGGACCAGTCCCACGAGAACGAGACTAAG ATCGAGTTCCAGAAGGAGTGTGGCATGGACAACAAGTGCTACAGCAACCTCCAGCTCCAGAGCAGCTTCGTCACTGACCAgaaccagcccctgcccag GCTGAACGGGACCCAGGTGCTGCAGTACAGCCGGGACATGCGGAAGCTGTACCTGAGCGTGAACATCACCAACACGCCCACCACGGCCTTCAACGGCGAAGATGCCCACGAGGCCCTGCTCAACATCACAGTGCCTGCAACCCTACTGCCCTCCTCTGTCCGCCCG AGTGGGGCCTGTACCTTTGCGGAGACAGTGCTGTGTGAGCTGGGCAACCCCTTCAAGAGGAACCAGAGG GCAGAGCTGATCATCACCTTTGAGGCCATTGGGATCACATTGGACACACGAGAGGTCTTGGTGTGGCTGGACCTATCCAC GCAAAGCACCCAGGAGGACCTGCAGCCCGTGCTGGCCAAGCTGCTGGTGGATTATAGCATCCAGTCGTCGCTGACCAT AGCCTCCTCCCACGTCCAGTCGCACTTCAGCGGGACGGTGGTGGGCGAGTCGGCCATGCAGAGAGAGCAGGACGTGGGCAGCGCCCTCACCTTCGACTTCCAG GTGACCACCAAGGGAGAGTCGCTGGGTACCCTGGGCACCATCCTGCTCGGTTTTGAGTGGCCCTACGAGATCCCCAATGGCAAATGGCTCCTGTACCCCACGGAGATCCTCGTCAACAACAACGAGACCTGCCAACCCCCCGGGGGAGTCATTAACCCCCTCAACCTCACT CTCCTGGAGGACAAGGTCCCATCCCGGCAGAGACGTGAGCTGGAGGGATTGCAGCTGGCAGAGCCCCCCATCACCCTGGCCACCGCCAAGAAGGCCAAGTCGGAGGTGGTGCTG agctgctccaaGGGCACAGCCCACTGCATCTGGTTCGAGTGCCCCGTCCACGACACCCAGCACCCCACCACCTTCAGCATCCGCGCCCGCGTGTGGAACAGCACCTTCATCGAG GAGTACAGCGATTTTGACCGGGTGAAGGTGGATGGCACAGCAACGCTGTTCCTCCGGACCCACGTCCCCACCATCAACATGAAGAACCACACAGTGCGG TTCTCTGTGGACGTTGACTCGGAGCTGACGGAGGAGCAGCCAGCCGAGATTGCGCTGTGGTTGGTGCTGGTGTCCGTGGCGGCCGGGCTGCTGCTGCTAGGGCTGATCATCGTCCTGCTGTGGAAG TGCGGTTTCTTCCGGCGGGCCAACACGCGGGCCATGTACGAAGCCAAGGGCCAGAAGGCGGAGATGAAGATCCAGCCGTCTGAAACGGAGCGGCTGACGGACGACTACTAG
- the PDK2 gene encoding pyruvate dehydrogenase kinase, isozyme 2: MRLLRCLRKRAALAGVPTYIEHFSKFSPSPLSMKQFLDFGSSNACEKTSFAFLRQELPVRLSNIMKEINLLPDRVLRTPSVQLVQSWYVQSLLDIMEFLDRDPEDQATLGQFTDALVTIRNRHNDVVPTMAQGVIEYKEAYGDDPVSNQNIQYFLDRFYLSRISIRMLINQHTLLFDGSTNPAHPKHIGSIDPHCGVADVVRDAYNMAKLLCDKYYMSSPDLEIEEVNANNSQQPINIVYVPSHLYHMLFELFKNAMRATVESHENSPRLPAIKVMVALGQEDLSIKMSDRGLGVPLRKIERLFSYLYSTAPTPQLGTGGAPLAGFGYGLPISRLYAKYFQGDLQLFSMEGFGTDAVIYLKALSTDSVERLPVYNKSAWRHYQASQEAGDWCVPSTEPKNTSTYRVP; this comes from the exons atgcggctgctgcggtgcctgcgGAAGCGGGCGGCCCTGGCCGGCGTGCCCACCTACATCGAGCACTTCAGCAAGttctcgccctcgccgctctCCATGAAGCAGTTCCTGGACTTCG GCTCCAGCAATGCCTGTGAGAAGACCTCCTTCGCCTTCCTGCGGCAGGAGCTGCCCGTCCGCCTCTCCAACATCATGAAGGAGATCAACCTGCTGCCGGACCGGGTCCTCCGCACCCCCTCGGTGCAGCTCGTGCAGAGCTG GTACGTCCAGAGCCTGCTGGACATCATGGAGTTCCTCGACAGGGACCCCGAGGACCAGGCCACCCTAGGACA GTTCACGGACGCCCTCGTCACCATCCGCAACCGGCACAACGACGTGGTGCCCACCATGGCGCAGGGGGTGATCGAGTACAAGGAGGCCTACGGGGACGACCCCGTGTCCAACCAGAACATCCAGTACTTCCTCGACCGCTTCTACCTGAGCCGCATCTCCATCCGCATGCTCATCAACCAGCACA cgctgctcTTCGACGGCAGCACCAACCCAGCGCACCCCAAGCACATCGGGAGCATCGACCCGCACTGCGGCGTGGCCGACGTGGTGAGAG ATGCCTACAACATGGCCAAGCTCCTGTGTGACAAGTACTACATGTCCTCGCCTGACCTGGAGATTGAGGAGGTGAACG CAAACAACTCCCAGCAGCCCATCAACATCGTCTATGTCCCGTCACACCTCTACCACATGCTCTTCGAGCTCTTCAAG AACGCCATGCGAGCCACGGTGGAGAGCCACGAGAACAGCCCGCGGCTCCCAGCCATCAAGGTGATGGTGGCCCTGGGCCAGGAAGACCTCTCCATCAAG ATGAGTGACCGGGGCCTGGGCGTCCCTCTGCGGAAAATCGAGCGTCTCTTCAGCTACCTGTACTCCACTGCTCCCACCCCGCAGCTGGGCACGGGGGGTGCCCCCCTG GCTGGCTTCGGCTACGGCTTGCCCATTTCCCGCCTCTACGCCAAGTATTTCCAGGGCGATCTGCAGCTCTTCTCCATGGAGGGCTTCGGCACGGACGCCGTCATCTACCTAAAG GCCCTGTCCACGGACTCGGTGGAGCGATTGCCCGTCTACAACAAGTCGGCCTGGCGGCACTACCAGGCCAGCCAGGAGGCCGGGGACTGGTGCGTGCCCAGCACCGAGCCCAAGAACACGTCCACCTACCGCGTGCCGtag